CGAGAGTTTACATTTAGCTCTGGTAGTCCAAGGTGCCTCACCTTTGCTCTGTAATTGCCAAGCTTATACTTCAAGCTGTTGTGCCAACTATATAAACCATTGAACGATACTGGGTCCCTCAAAGATGGGTGCTTCGCAACAAGGGCCTCAGCAACCTGCTCCCTTTGTGCTTGTGAAGGATAGGCAGTGTAGACAAAGATGCTAGCTGCTAATTTGTCCAGAATGTTGGATTTTACTGCAGGATTGTTGAGTAAGGTTCCGTCCTTTCTGTAAGCTTCATTTGCAGCTTGCAGAATGAGTTCAGTGTCAAAGGAGAAGGTAGGTATCTCAAACTGAGCTGGCCAGGACTCAGAGTGAAGGGAGGAGGTGCTCTCTGGAGAAGACAGAATTATGGTGGATGCTGTGGAACAGGTATCTTTCGATGACTCTGCATGACTGCAGTCAGTGCTCTCTTGGAGTCCTTTAGCATTCAAACAATCCTCAAATGTTAGTGTGATCACTGGTTCAATAAGAACCACCTTGATAGTGTCTttgtcctttatgtccttagtTTCAAGGAGACTAAAAAACTGACCATCGAAATCTTGGTCCTGAAACTGAATACTAAAATCTTGTTCAATTGCAAATGTCTCTTGTAAAATATTCTTCAATTCCCCCACAGTCTGAGGGATTCCTGAGGGCAAGGTAAGCTTGCGAATTTCTTCCTGCAGTATGACTCGAAGTCTGACAGACATGTTGATTCTGTAgtaggaaaaaaagacaaaaggttaTTTTGAATTTAGGCATGCAAAAAATTCATTTACATCTTATTACAAAGAGATAacttaaaaacttttttttttttaaaaaaagagagcagtATTAAAACGCATAAGAGGCATTCTCAGGTAAATAAATCACTACATTGAACACTAAAACAGCCTCTTAGGCAGGcgattttaatgttgtggataATCAGTGTATGCAATAGAATGTATGTCCAGAATGTATTCAACTGGCTCAACCACATTAAAAGTCTTCTTATAAAACTCCTTTCTTTTGTAAGATGTGGCAAGAGGACCATCAGCTCTTAAAGCTGTGCTAATTGGGTTTGACTCACTCAACTGTTTGACTAAATCGGAGACAACTAGGTTATCAAgtacacagtcatgtttccttaAACCAGGCAGGATTGAATGATCTTAATGTTGTACCAAATGCATGCTTTGGGTAACTACCCAGTATTGGCTGAGATGGTGCATTGCCATTTAAGTCATTAGGTAGCTGAGCAGGCTGCTTTGGGGCAGCACTTGTTGGGGAAGgtacaggagaagcagtgcttgctgatgctaaagtagtagttatgctagctgctgtctctgatgtgCTAGCAGCAGCATCGTTGCTACTACTATCAATACAGGCAGGAGCAgcactgcactttttaaaagctctgaaaaacagatgcattacacagcattaactTTCTATTTGAGAGCTGctgaaagatggagaggaaaataagCAAGCTGGCTTTGTAAAAACCGCTGTGatgatttgaaacaaaacagtgcagaactACAGTCTGGTGTGCCTGCGAAaacgctgctgcttctgctgcgttCAATTACACTCGGAACTTGGAAAGATCTGGGTCGGAAATTCCGACTTCCGaggtaaatgtgtttcactgcgcaACCTCGGAAAACATGACTGGCCACAGTAAGTTGATATTTGTTTGGATGTCTTTCgagcatttaaaatacttctaaggaagtacatcagctacttaagggagagaggaaacgaGAAACGTCATATTCCGAGTGTAAGTGAATGCAGCAAGTCCGTGGCCGTGCTGACACCTGAAGATAGCGGAGATGAGAGGAGTCTGATGTATCGTCTCCATTTTTCGGCGGATTTTTCCGCTATTGTAGATATTTTGTCAACttgtaatatattaattttgtgaggatattaaaatgttgttttttcaacttctaaaattttgatttgagggGGCCGGCCTCGGTTACAATCTTCATGAAACTGAATGTGATGCATGATTGTCTGatgacagcagtgtttcctcATTACTTTTTATAACTTCTGCCCACTgtttcaacaaaataacaattctCCTTTTCATACATTAATAATTGCAAGTCGCTTTTTGCGcaagtttactttttaattctGCAACACTATGAAAAATAGAAACTGGCGTCCCTGCTGGCGCCGGCTAATTTCTGGCGGTCCTGTTGACTGGCGTTCTGAGCCaaagcacagggaaaaaaacacataaaacattatgaaaactgaaaagataGTAATATCTAATCTAACTAGCTACTTAGCAAACTTTATTCTTACCTTAAAGGTTAGTCGACTCAACCATACGCTCAGTCTCTGGAAATGTGGCGCTGTTTTCATGCAGGAGGTACCCAGAATGCATGTCGGTTGGCGGGATTACGGCACGaagtaaatgaaacaagtttattgtttgttgagTGTTTGTACTTGAGAAGATCGACTGGGATAACTAAAAAACGcttgtaaattaaaaaacacacaatactttgtattttgaacaaatgcatattaatttcaaacaatacattttcatgtaaagATACAAACTAcgatttttattgttaatttcaCAGATTTAATTTATGTTAGGTTTACAAATGCTCAGAATCACTTTTTTCAGTGTAGCTCTGCTCAGGTTTCTAGCTCCGCAGCGGGTGGTCGTTTGTCTGTATCCTCTTTAATACAGAGCTTTATCCTGACAGATTATGTTCCATATGTGCGTGTGCGCTCCACTGAACAAACTTACAGTTAGTATAAAGCACACATACTCACTTTATCCCCCTGCTTTAGTCATTTTGTGAGTAAGttatcacacaaaaaaatcaataggGAAATCTTGATGTCTGCCACTAAATGAACACCAGCCTCCAGAGGAATGAAACACAACTCCCAGCATGCTGTGAGGATAAGGAGGGAAAGGAAGTAAGGCTGGGATTATAATGAGAGATGGTGGTCAGGCAAGGTCATAGTGCCATGTGGGCAGCAAGAGTTTATACCTATTCTTTGACCCATGGGTTCAGAAAGaatatgttatatatgttataCTGAGGAATTCTTTGAATCACCAGTTATTTAGAAGAACCTAAAATGTCAACAATACATACAGAATACACAATACTGCTTCTGCAATGTGTGACTGaatgtggttttctttttaaaattctatATGGAAAGAGAAATTATGGATGTTCATTCTTccgctatatatatataaaaaaaatc
The Scatophagus argus isolate fScaArg1 chromosome 21, fScaArg1.pri, whole genome shotgun sequence genome window above contains:
- the LOC124053137 gene encoding uncharacterized protein LOC124053137; the protein is MSVRLRVILQEEIRKLTLPSGIPQTVGELKNILQETFAIEQDFSIQFQDQDFDGQFFSLLETKDIKDKDTIKVVLIEPVITLTFEDCLNAKGLQESTDCSHAESSKDTCSTASTIILSSPESTSSLHSESWPAQFEIPTFSFDTELILQAANEAYRKDGTLLNNPAVKSNILDKLAASIFVYTAYPSQAQREQVAEALVAKHPSLRDPVSFNGLYSWHNSLKYKLGNYRAKIEEEFRRITLKPLQSTFLGKLDQYTPQLLSLYRRKGGAVGKKLDETLDMLNEDSNIESRREVVIRGLILYLGENTGELIKDFQVFDDDDAAAVQEAITTFVLGIFVVSKARDGLPKQAGIAIEGAEVLFGIPDVAHACTYLMGLIYALELRYPNKLKYTFEVFQKIFLELEDANKKMSSKVHDLKVCLHA